The genomic region CAGGAATACCGTACTCGCATACAGGTGATCCACTGGTTTTTCAAAGAATCCCTGGATCTGGTCTGCATGCAGGTCCATCGTGATAATTCTTGTAGCGCCGGCAGTTTCAAGGATACTGGCGATCATTTTCGCAGCGATTGGCACACGAGGTTTGTCTTTGCGATCCTGTCTTGCCCAGCCAAAATAAGGCATCACCGCGGTAATATGTCTTGCCGAAGCTCTTTTTGCAGCATCCAGCATTAGAAGCATTTCCATAAGGTGATCTGCCCCGGGATGAGTGGAACCAATGATAAAAACGCGAGATCCACGCACCGATTCTTCAAATGATGGCTGAAATTCCCCATCGCTATAGGTAGAGGTGATCACGTTCCCGAGTTTGGAACCATAATGTTCGGCGATCTTCTCGGCAAGTTCCCGACTTTGTGTACAATTAAAGATCTTAGCTTCTGTTGCAGGCATGTTGTGTGTTGTTTGTAGTGTGTTTTGTTAATGTTGCGTGCAAATTTAAAAATTAAATGGTGGAAAAAAGCTTTTCGATTCAGGTCTATTTCAATTAATTTTTTGGGCCGAAGCAATTCTGAACTTGAAAACACCTGCTTACTAACAATATTCTTTAGCTACTGCTCACCTCCTGCCCATAGAAGATCTCCCGAACCACCTGCGACACCTGAATATTTGAAAACAGAAACTTCTATATTTTGTTGAAAACCGGCAGTTTTACTGCATTTCTTGTTAATAAGATTTTACAGTCTTAACCGTGATAAGAAACTTAAAGGTTTAAATTAGCCGGAAAGCTACTTTTACCCCGGATCAACTACTGAAAGTGAATAGTGTTGAGAGGCCATAGGGAGTTGTGCTTAATACTTTAGAATGAATAGACTTATATTAATTGGGAATGGATTCGATTTAGCCCACGGGCTTAAAACCAGCTTTAACGATTTTATTTCGGACTATTTCTGTAATGCTATTAATACGTTTTATAATGATAATGTATATGAAGATGAACTCTTAGAAATAAGTTGGAAAGGAAGTCATTACTATTTTGATAAAATCCCAAAATTAGTATCCAAATTAGATGTTTATGAGAAAGCAGATCAACTTATAAAATCTCCAAATTTCAATTTTGATTTTAAATCACCTTTACTAAGAAATGTATTTAATAAAACTTCAATCCTTAAGTGGGTAGATCTAGAAGTAGAATTTTTCAACTTGTTGATAGCGACGAAAAACGCCTACAAAAATTCTAATCTTCAAGAAGCTATTCAAAAACTAAATAGTCAATTAGAGTACTTAAAATTAAAGCTAGTAGATTACTTGAAATTACAAGAAAGTTCTTTTTCAAATAATTTTGATAAAAAACCATTAGTAAAATGTTTTACAGATAAAATTTATAAACATGAGATTGTAACAACCAATTTAGAAGAGGACATTTTACCAGAAAATATTTACTTTCTAAATTTTAACTATACCAATACATTTGAAGATTATTTTAGAATTGTTAAAAAACAAATTCCTTCTTCTTTTAATTATATTCATGGCAGTTTATCCGAAATCCACGGAAAACCAATCTTTGGTTTTGGAGATGAGTTCGACAAGAAATATTTAGAGTTTGAGGATGAAAAGAATAATGACTTATTTAAACACATCAAATCATTTGAATACCTGAGAACCAAAAATTATTATTTATTAACTAGGTTTATTGAGGCGGATGATTTTCAAGTACAAATTTTCGGACATTCTTGCGGAGTTTCAGATAGAACAATGCTGAACCAAATTTTTGAACATGAAAATTGTAAGTCAATTAAAATTTTTTATTACAAGTTAAATGAAGATTTTGATGACTTTACCGATAAAACATATGAAATATCTAGACATTTTAAGGATAAAGGAATGCTAAGAAAGAAACTAATCCCACGTGATTTATCTCAGGAAATGCCCCAACCAAAAGTACTAAGCAAAACAACGGTTCATCGCCAATAAGCGGCACAGTTAGTAAGAAAGTAATTAACTTGATCCATAAACCATTACTAAGCCAACATTTCCACCTTCCCTAAGCTGCCAACTTCGATAACCGAAACCGTCAACTACTAATTAAATACAATTACCATGAAAGAATATAAAGTAGAAACATTAATTTATTATAGCAAAATCACTACCGACACAAAGCATATCACGAAAAGCTCTAAAAAAGAAATTCAGGAGAAATTAGACGAGTATTCAAAAAATGGATACCGTTTAGCTTCTACAGATGCCACAAATTTTGGATTAGCTGTCTATATCTATTTATACTTTGAGAAAGACCTATAGAAAAGTATGAAATAAAAAAACAATAGCTAAGACCGTATCTTAGCCAATAGCCGGTACAGTTAGAAATAAAACAATTAACCTGACCAACAAAACATTACTAAGCCGACTCCCGAAGTGTCGGGACCGCGTCCCTTACTCCGCCAACCGGTGATATCCGAACCATAGTAAACAATCTTTATATGAAAAGCCTGCTAAAAAGCGCCATTTTAACTTTAGTATTATTATCTATTAACCTAGGAATTGCTCAAGTAACTCCAACTGAAATTACTCCGATCTCAACAGAAAGCTATAATCTATATAAACCAGATAAAACTGAAGCTGTTCTAATTTTATTTGGTGGTTTTCCAGAAAACGGAGAAATGATTGAAACCGAATTTCCGATAACAGATATGGCCTTAGAAGAAGAAGTCGCGGTTGTGTACATGAATTTCAACAGAAAACTTTGGCTGGAAGAATCTCAGAAAGCTGACCTGGCAAACGATCTAAAAGTATTGTTTGAAACAAATAACCTTCCTAATGAGAAAGTTGTTATTGGAGGATTATCCAGCGGAGGAAGTATAGCGCTACTTATAGGAAACTATCTTACAGAGAATTCTAATTTAAATTTAGAACCAACGGGAGTTTTTGTTGTGGATTCCCCCATCGATCTTGCTGCTTTATATAGAATTACAGAAGAAAATATAAAAAGAGATTTTTCAGAAGCTTCTGTTGGAGAAAATACTTTCATCCACAATTACTTCAAATCTCAACTTGGAAATCCCGATGAAGAAATAAAGCCTTACGAAGATTATTCGGTATTCACCTACGAAACAAAAAACTATCAAAACATAGAAGGGCTTAAAAACACCAAACTTCGGTTTTATTCAGAACCAGATAAAGAATGGTGGAAGAAAAACATGGGCGTGGAATATGAGCAAATGAATGCTTTTCATATAGAGAGATTAACTGACTTTCTACAAGACCAGGATTATAAAGACGTTGAATATTTAACCTC from Gramella sp. MT6 harbors:
- a CDS encoding AbiH family protein: MNRLILIGNGFDLAHGLKTSFNDFISDYFCNAINTFYNDNVYEDELLEISWKGSHYYFDKIPKLVSKLDVYEKADQLIKSPNFNFDFKSPLLRNVFNKTSILKWVDLEVEFFNLLIATKNAYKNSNLQEAIQKLNSQLEYLKLKLVDYLKLQESSFSNNFDKKPLVKCFTDKIYKHEIVTTNLEEDILPENIYFLNFNYTNTFEDYFRIVKKQIPSSFNYIHGSLSEIHGKPIFGFGDEFDKKYLEFEDEKNNDLFKHIKSFEYLRTKNYYLLTRFIEADDFQVQIFGHSCGVSDRTMLNQIFEHENCKSIKIFYYKLNEDFDDFTDKTYEISRHFKDKGMLRKKLIPRDLSQEMPQPKVLSKTTVHRQ
- a CDS encoding DUF4177 domain-containing protein, which encodes MKEYKVETLIYYSKITTDTKHITKSSKKEIQEKLDEYSKNGYRLASTDATNFGLAVYIYLYFEKDL